In Camelina sativa cultivar DH55 chromosome 13, Cs, whole genome shotgun sequence, the genomic window ACCAAATAAAGAAGGGTATAGATttcatttcttgttttattttcttccacaaaataataatgattttcaCTTTCTCTCCATTGAATTTTTTAAACgctcaaaactataaaaatacgcaaatcttctctcttctttctcagcattttctttctctctcactctaaTTCTATGTTGCTTATTGAAATTTTCTACAAACCCTGATAAACCAATTTTCTGATTTGAATTGTCTGAGATGGCGtcattgaataaaaaagaaatgtcCCATAAACATGAAAGTTGcagaaaatttattaaacatCTACTTGCTGAGATGCATTCAATGTTGTTGTTCGTTCATTTGGTTTTACTTCTAAGGGAAATTTAGATATGAATCTTCATTTTTTCTAATAGGGTTTCTCTCGTGTTCAGCctaattctcttcttttttaaaatcatattttattccattaatttttgtatttcaaaGCTTACAAATTTCTGTAATACtatattttgtatttctctCTTAAAATGTCACTTTCTCGTCCATCAAATATatgtcaattatatataataacaattgaTAGTGATGAGTAAGagtaaatttaaaagatttgtttccttttatttattcagttattactatttgaaaaatatatattaatagttcATGTAGAtaaagaaagagtaaaataggaaaaaaaattgttataagaCTGCGagtgtaaattatacaaatatattaactttttggGTATTGTAAATTGCACATGTTTATTAATTTGCATATGTAAATCGTATTAAATTGCATatgtattaatttttgaaaaaatattaagagtCCAATGTACAGTGACAATTCAACGCCAGATTAAAAGCATAACTTCTTCTCCTGACCACTACTCACTATCGTATCCATCAACACCGTCGTTTTTCACTTTCAACACTAACTCTttccaaaacacaaaatcactCCATCACAAATACCATCTTTGATCATGTGAATTCAGTGGATTCAATTCAATCTAATTTATTTTGGATGAAGAAATCTAAACTCTAAGAGATATTTTCTAGTGAACCCAAGGGCTTTAATCACTAATCGAATCTTGGATATTAAtcgaagaaaatgaaagaaatttgtCGATTCAATCAAAGAATATGATGTAATCTTAACCAATTAACACATACCCAAAATAAAAGCTTATAATTCTTTGTAATCGTTGATCaattgaaatcttatttttcttctaaaacctTCAAATCAGAGATTAcaatgagagagaaaaaatagacTCGCCAAGGGGAAGTTGCGAAACCTTCCTTGACTAGACCTCGGTGCACCGGCAAAGCGAGAAGTAGTCACGGCGGTCAGGGGTTGCCAAGTGTTCTTCAAGTTACACCGGAGATCTAAGAATCGTAAAAAATTTAGTTGTCagcgaaagaaagaaagataattGCTTATGTGAGAGGGgtggttttgtatttttgatcaACTAAAAAGCACTATCTCTATAAGTATGGACTATAATTCCTTAATCTAtaagaaactgaagaaaaaagCCTATTTCTGTAATTAATCCAGTTTTATAATGAAATGTTAGAAAAGAAAGTTTCAAAGGACAAACAAAACTCATGGAGGATGttgtcaaagaaaaatacacgaaataaaatatttactaaCAACTTTGTAACGTAATCAAATGGCCCGtatagctcagtggtagagcgtCAGTCTTGTAAACTGAAGGTCCGTAGTTCGATCCTGCGTGTGGgcactttttaatttttcaattacTTCTTATTCACGTGAGTAGCAGTTTTCAAGTCAAAAagagcttttcttttttataaataaaactctGTTCACAGAGCATTGGACTCATATTCTGATCGAAACCTCTTGTTCATGATTAACTGATGACGCCTATTAAGCTATACTACCGTCCAGTATACACCAGGCAATcagtttctaaaaatattttagactCATGAAATTGATCATCACAATCCATTACTACTCTTAAACATTCATCAAACTGATTTATACACTGAAGATTTGACTTAAGAAAAATGGGAGGGGCTGCGCCAACGCAAGCCGCCGCGACAACATATAATGACGCAGGCTCTCCCGCTTTAGGGAGTCCTTAAGCTAAAGCACCCTTCCAAAGTGCAATGGAAGACACTAGCCTAGGCCACAGTTCTTCTTGATCGACTGTTGACCCTGTCAAGGTAAGTATCTTTCGACCTCtaaccttcctcttcttctataCCTTCTATTGAATGCGATTCCAGATACTGCAAGTAACTCACAAAATTGGACCACAGCAGAAATATTGTAAAGGCTTACTAAACTTGATTACAATCCAATTTCAAACTAAACTTACacaaaatttcgtttttattttgtaaaaatatatacaggGCTGAGGTTGATAATGAGAAATCAACTTTTTATTCATAggatttttgttattaaaaattaacaaagctTTATAGTCCCATATATAAACGAGACCCTAAGGCATCTATGATTCTTCTTCACCAGTTAAGCTCAAGCTAAATTCCCATAACTTCTTGGCCAAATCTTTATCTTTACCCTGAGAGTTAGGGTTGGATATGTTGTTATCCATCAAGTATTCTCCACTCACTCCCTTTACTTGCGGATGTAGTGCTGCATAGCATGTAGTTGCCGCTCCCTGCAATAACCgtataagaaaaaaactcatatacaaacatgtatgtatgtgtgtgagCTGAGGAAAGAATGATCATATGCTTGAGCATGATCACGACCTTGGATATTAATTGGATAAAACAAAACCTGACCTGTGGAATACTCTTCAGAACATACTTTCCCACGGCATTACCAATTGCTGCATCAAACAAGAGACGAAAAAAATCATTGACATTACTGGTTGATTCTTTGATGCATCTACTGTTAGATCATAAAAATTCATTGATAAGCTTAAGAAATAGTTCACTTTATATTAGTCATACAGGAACAAACATCACATAGAATATGAGTCAAAGAGAAGGCTGAAACTATATTCTTACAAGAAGACGAACTTTTTAAGATTGTTGTCTATGATGAGAAAAAGAATTCAGAAATGAAGTATGATGAGAAAAAGAATTTTACTATTTATGAAGCTGTGGTAGCGCAAAAGATTGGTCATAATGGATCCGGGATGAAGTGAATTGGCAGTGATGTTCACACCTTGTTCCTGTTTTAagcataaccaaaaaaagatcAACAAATCTTCTTTCCTTTAGCTTTCTCTTTGGCATTTTGaattgatataataatattaacaaaatgaCCTGCAAAATACTATTTTACCTTGAACTGCCAAGCGAGCTCACTAGCGTGCAATATGTTACAGAGCTTTGACTGACCATATGCTTGCAAAGTATTGTAACTATAGAGAAACGATGAGAGCAATATGGGTATGTTACTAGTTTACTACAAATTGAAAATCGAAAAGTAGTGAACAATACTATCACATAACAATCACCTTGCTTCGTCGTTTATTTTATCAAANNNNNNNNNNNNNNNNNNNNNNNNNNNNNNNNNNNNNNNNNNNNNNNNNNNNNNNNNNNNNNNNNNNNNNNNNNNNNNNNNNNNNNNNNNNNNNNNNNNNNNNNNNNNNNNNNNNNNNNNNNNNNNNNNNNNNNNNNNNNNNNNNNNNNNNNNNNNNNNNNNNNNNNNNNNNNNNNNNNNNNNNNNNNNNNNNNNNNNNNNNNNNNNNNNNNNNNNNNNNNNNNNNNNNNNNNNNNNNNNNNNNNNNNNNNNNNNNNNNNNNNNNNNNNNNNNNNNNNNNNNNNNNNNNNNNNNNNNNNNNNNNNNNNNNNNNNNNNNNNNNNNNNNNNNNNNNNNAGTTCACTTTATATTAGTCATACAGGAACAAACATCACATAGAATATGAGTCAAAGAGAAGGCTGAAACTATATTCTTACAAGAAGACGAACTTTTTAAGATTGTTGTCTATGATGAGAAAAAGAATTCAGAAATGAAGTATGATGAGAAAAAGAATTTTACTATTTATGAAGCTGTGGTAGCGCAAAAGATTGGTCATAATGGATCCGGGATGAAGTGAATTGGCAGTGATGTTCACACCTTGTTCCTGTTTTAagcataaccaaaaaaagatcAACAAATCTTCTTTCCTTTAGCTTTCTCTTTGGCATTTTGaattgatataataatattaacaaaatgaCCTGCAAAATACTATTTTACCTTGAACTGCCAAGCGAGCTCACTAGCGTGCAATATGTTACAGAGCTTTGACTGACCATATGCTTGCAAAGTATTGTAACTATAGAGAAACGATGAGAGCAATATGGGTATGTTACTAGTTTACTACAAATTGAAAATCGAAAAGTAGTGAACAATACTATCACATAACAATCACCTTGCTTCGTCGTTTATTTTATCAAATCGAATCCCTTCCCCATAAGCAAATCGGTGACCTTCTGATGAGACAATAACAATTCTTCCTTCTCTATTGCTTTCATTAGCTGTTTTCTTCATTGTCTCCAAAAGAAGGTTCGTCAACAGAAAATGAcctgaaaaaaattatacaaacatAAACAACCTAACATAGAAAATGTTCCTCATTACATTTCGAGTATCTCATGTTAACAAAAGTTctacaaagaagcaaaaatggAGGAGATCAAATGTTCTTCTAAACTAAACAAGTAAACATACCCAAATGATTGGTTGCAAACTGTAATTCAAAGTTGTCGCTTGAAAGCATGAAGGGACATGCCATAATCCCTGCATTATTgctacaaaaacaagaacaaggaCTAAGTCTGACTAACAAGTATTATTAACATTAAGTAATACAGCAATTTACTGAAACAAACAGTTAAGTTATGGATTTTACATAAGAAGATTCAAGGGTAGGTCCAAAGACTTGTACTCTGATGCAAAGCTCCTGACAGAAGCCATTGAGCTAAGATCTAACTTCATTACATCAATCTTAGCCTCAGGTNNNNNNNNNNNNNNNNNNNNNNNNNNNNNNNNNNNNNNNNNNNNNNNNNNNNNNNNNNNNNNNNNNNNNNNNNNNNNNNNNNNNNNNNNNNNNNNNNNNNNNNNNNNNNNNNNNNNNNNNNNNNNNNNNNNNNNNNNNNNNNNNNNNNNNNNNNNNNNNNNNNNNNNNNNNNNNNNNNNNNNNNNNNNNNNNNNNNNNNNNNNNNNNNNNNNNNNNNNNNNNNNNNNNNNNNNNNNNNNNNNNNNNNNNNNNNNNNNNNNNNNNNNNNNNNNNNNNNNNNNNNNNNNNNNNNNNNNNNNNNNNNNNNNNNNNNNNNNNNNNNNNNNNNNNNNNNNNNNNNNNNNNNNNNNNNNNNNNNNNNNNNNNNNNNNNNNNNNNNNNNNNNNNNNNNNNNNNNNNNNNNNNNNNNNNNNNNNNNNNNNNNNNNNNNNNNNNNNNNNNNNNNNNNNNNNNNNNNNNNNNNNNNNNNNNNNNNNNNNNNNNNNNNNNNNNNNNNNNNNNNNNNNNNNNNNNNNNNNNNNNNNNNNNNNNNNNNNNNNNNNNNNNNNNNNNNNNNNNNNNNNNNNNNNNNNNNNNNNNNNNNNNNNNNNNNNNNNNNNNNNNNNNNNNNNNNNNNNNNNNNNNNNNNNNNNNNNNNNNNNNNNNNNNNNNNNNNNNNNNNNNNNNNNNNNNNNNNNNNNNNNNNNNNNNNNNNNNNNNNNNNNNNNNNNNNNNNNNNNNNNNNNNNNNNNNNNNNNNNNNNNNNNNNNNNNNNNNNNNNNNNNNNNNNNNNNNNNNNNNNNNNNNNNNNNNNNNNNNNNNNNNNNNNNNNNNNNNNNNNNNNNNNNNNNNNNNNNNNNNNNNNNNNNNNNNNNNNNNNNNNNNNNNNNNNNNNNNNNNNNNNNNNNNNNNNNNNNNNNNNNNNNNNNNNNNNNNNNNNNNNNNNNNNNNNNNNNNNNNNNNNNNNNNNNNNNNNNNNNNNNNNNNNNNNNNNNAGCAATTTACTGAAACAAACAGTTAAGTTATGGATTTTACATAAGAAGATTCAAGGGTAGGTCCAAAGACTTGTACTCTGATGCAAAGCTCCTGACAGAAGCCATTGAGCTAAGATCTAACTTCATTACATCAATCTTAGCCTCAGGTATTTCCTTTAGTATCTTTTCTCTGACTTGATTACCAGATTCTATGTTCCTTACAGCCATTACAACGTGAACACCACGAAGAGCAAGAACACGAGTAGTCTCTTCCCCAATACCACTTGATGCTCCTGAAATCACAATAAACAGATAAATCAAGAACTAACCAAAATGTTCCCTTTAGCTTCAAGATATATTCTAACAAGACTTATTGATATATTCCAATAAAGTTCAATCCTTTCATCCATTAACAGATAACACAACAACTCGAGTTCAGGGAGCAGAATCAAAACCCAGAAACTAAACAAAGGAAAAAGTGTAAATTTGAAACAAACCCAGATCATAAAAAGTTGATTAACATtcgcaagaagaagaagaagaagaaggtgaagaggaCCTGTGACAACAGCTGTGAGACGAGTACCATCAATCCCATGAGTGACTTCTTCAGCTGTGGAACGACCTGAGAACCCAGATGCTCCTTTCCACCAAAAAGgccacatttttttgttttttttttctctctctcttccctaatttctttgcaaaattggaaaaaaaaaagtcctaaacaaaaccctagctAATGAGTAATGATCATTACAGCAACTCTTGtgaaattgttaattatataaaaagtgtattcagtttcttctcttcttcctagTGAACAGAGCTTTGCCTTTTGCCCATGCTCTTTTCACAATTCTATCCTAGTAATTTATTTATCCGTATTGTTTTGCTTAATCCAAGATTAGGAGCAGAGCATTACTTTACTTTTATACTGGTAGTATTAATatccttgttttttttaatacaaaagttgttaaatgtaaaattggtttttgtgtAATGTTCTTCACATTACATTAAACTAATAAACAATGACAATGATTGCATGAAAAGAGGCTGATCGATGTCAAAAGTTTTTACAGCATAAAAGTTGCAAGACAAACAATGAAAGATCCAACAAAGGAAAGAACAACTCTCTCTCGGTGTTGTTTAGAGCAAAAACGAGTCTAACAGGttttaaaatctttcataaaacatataaaagagGAGCAAtcttcaaaagaagaagacaggtTTTGGGCTAAAGAAGAGTGCTTTGAAATCCAGAGATGACCTTTCATTCATTCCATGGAGAttgggaccaaaaaaaaatattatgactCAACGCTGTGCTGGCCTAGGCCTGGAGCTTCCAAATGGGGAACGGCGTTCATCACTGCTGCGCCAAGTATCACCACCTGGGCGGTCACTGCCTCTAGGACCAGAACCCCGACGGTCTCCTCTTTCAGCTGGAGGTCCAACTCTGCTGCTTCCCCAGTGGTCATCTGCTGGAGGTGGTCCACGGCTGGACCAGCAGTCAGGTTCTGACGGTGTTGGTGCTGCTGTTGGGGCTGTTGG contains:
- the LOC104737140 gene encoding short-chain dehydrogenase TIC 32, chloroplastic-like isoform X2, producing MWPFWWKGASGFSGRSTAEEVTHGIDGTRLTAVVTGASSGIGEETTRVLALRGVHVVMAVRNIESGNQVREKILKEIPEAKIDVMKLDLSSMASVRSFASEYKSLDLPLNLLINNAGIMACPFMLSSDNFELQFATNHLGHFLLTNLLLETMKKTANESNREGRIVIVSSEGHRFAYGEGIRFDKINDEASYNTLQAYGQSKLCNILHASELAWQFKEQGVNITANSLHPGSIMTNLLRYHSFINTIGNAVGKYVLKSIPQGAATTCYAALHPQVKGVSGEYLMDNNISNPNSQGKDKDLAKKLWEFSLSLTGEEES
- the LOC104737140 gene encoding short-chain dehydrogenase TIC 32, chloroplastic-like isoform X1; its protein translation is MWPFWWKGASGFSGRSTAEEVTHGIDGTRLTAVVTGASSGIGEETTRVLALRGVHVVMAVRNIESGNQVREKILKEIPEAKIDVMKLDLSSMASVRSFASEYKSLDLPLNLLINNAGIMACPFMLSSDNFELQFATNHLGHFLLTNLLLETMKKTANESNREGRIVIVSSEGHRFAYGEGIRFDKINDEASYNTLQAYGQSKLCNILHASELAWQFKEQGVNITANSLHPGSIMTNLLRYHSFINTIGNAVGKYVLKSIPQGAATTCYAALHPQVKGVSGEYLMDNNISNPNSQGKDKDLAKKLWEFSLSLTGEEES
- the LOC104737140 gene encoding short-chain dehydrogenase TIC 32, chloroplastic-like isoform X3, which produces MWPFWWKGASGFSGRSTAEEVTHGIDGTRLTAVVTGASSGIGEETTRVLALRGVHVVMAVRNIESGNQVREKILKEIPEAKIDVMKLDLSSMASVRSFASEYKSLDLPLNLLINNAGIMACPFMLSSDNFELQFATNHLGHFLLTNLLLETMKKTANESNREGRIVIVSSEGHRFAYGEGIRFDKINDEASYNTLQAYGQSKLCNILHASELAWQFKEQGVNITANSLHPGSIMTNLLRYHSFINSKILFLIIDNNLKKFVFL